One region of Macrobrachium rosenbergii isolate ZJJX-2024 chromosome 20, ASM4041242v1, whole genome shotgun sequence genomic DNA includes:
- the LOC136849162 gene encoding uncharacterized protein isoform X1: MILSWIPLFAIWAVTRYSSGVRIKDLDVPSVALEGDEVHLRCDYEDEGGSSLYTLKWYKDGKEFYRHQPGISPYSDKCADHNTYDVVGVQVECWTSTERDVVLKSVSKDTSGDYRCEVIGEHPKFRKEIRSARLTVFSEELQPPRVTGNEESYRTFDLVSLNCSSTNKEYTPDIAWKVNGHRASSNYVLKYEDRRSVGLHFRAVDDLFRRGVIEVTCVTSMGAYHTRSRKVHLTNRDYLSAQGYYYNSGLKRGSVSLGAAFSCFLFSVAVLLPAV; this comes from the exons GATACAGCTCAGGGGTCAGGATAAAGGACCTGGACGTGCCCTCGGTGGCCCTGGAGGGCGACGAGGTCCACCTCAGATGCGATTACGAGGACGAGGGCGGATCCAGCCTCTACACACTCAAGTGGTATAAGGACGGAAAGGAGTTTTACAGACACCAGCCGGGGATTTCCCCTTACTCAGACAAGTGCGCCGACCACAATACTTACGACGTCGTTGGGGTGCAAGTCGAA tgcTGGACTTCGACGGAAAGGGACGTCGTGCTGAAGTCCGTGTCCAAGGATACTTCAGGAGACTACCGGTGTGAAGTCATCGGGGAACATCCCAAGTTCAGGAAGGAAATCCGCAGTGCTCGGCTCACAGTTTTCT CGGAAGAACTGCAGCCTCCGAGAGTGACAGGAAACGAAGAATCCTACAGAACTTTCGACTTAGTTTCTCTTAACTGCTCTTCCACAAACAAGGAATACACTCCAGATATCGCATGGAAAGTCAATGGCCACAGGGCTTCTTCG aaCTATGTACTGAAATACGAGGACAGACGGAGCGTGGGCCTTCATTTCAGAGCTGTTGATGACCTCTTCCGTCGAGGGGTGATTGAAGTGACCTGTGTGACCTCCATGGGGGCTTACCATACTAGGTCGCGCAAGGTCCATCTCACCAACAGAGACTACCTCAGTGCACAGGGCTATTATTATAACTCTG gtttaaAGAGAGGCTCGGTGTCTCTGGGGGCCGCCTTTTCCTGTTTCCTGTTCTCTGTCGCTGTGTTACTTCCTGCTGTgtaa
- the LOC136849162 gene encoding uncharacterized protein isoform X2: protein MRMHLGYSSGVRIKDLDVPSVALEGDEVHLRCDYEDEGGSSLYTLKWYKDGKEFYRHQPGISPYSDKCADHNTYDVVGVQVECWTSTERDVVLKSVSKDTSGDYRCEVIGEHPKFRKEIRSARLTVFSEELQPPRVTGNEESYRTFDLVSLNCSSTNKEYTPDIAWKVNGHRASSNYVLKYEDRRSVGLHFRAVDDLFRRGVIEVTCVTSMGAYHTRSRKVHLTNRDYLSAQGYYYNSGLKRGSVSLGAAFSCFLFSVAVLLPAV, encoded by the exons GATACAGCTCAGGGGTCAGGATAAAGGACCTGGACGTGCCCTCGGTGGCCCTGGAGGGCGACGAGGTCCACCTCAGATGCGATTACGAGGACGAGGGCGGATCCAGCCTCTACACACTCAAGTGGTATAAGGACGGAAAGGAGTTTTACAGACACCAGCCGGGGATTTCCCCTTACTCAGACAAGTGCGCCGACCACAATACTTACGACGTCGTTGGGGTGCAAGTCGAA tgcTGGACTTCGACGGAAAGGGACGTCGTGCTGAAGTCCGTGTCCAAGGATACTTCAGGAGACTACCGGTGTGAAGTCATCGGGGAACATCCCAAGTTCAGGAAGGAAATCCGCAGTGCTCGGCTCACAGTTTTCT CGGAAGAACTGCAGCCTCCGAGAGTGACAGGAAACGAAGAATCCTACAGAACTTTCGACTTAGTTTCTCTTAACTGCTCTTCCACAAACAAGGAATACACTCCAGATATCGCATGGAAAGTCAATGGCCACAGGGCTTCTTCG aaCTATGTACTGAAATACGAGGACAGACGGAGCGTGGGCCTTCATTTCAGAGCTGTTGATGACCTCTTCCGTCGAGGGGTGATTGAAGTGACCTGTGTGACCTCCATGGGGGCTTACCATACTAGGTCGCGCAAGGTCCATCTCACCAACAGAGACTACCTCAGTGCACAGGGCTATTATTATAACTCTG gtttaaAGAGAGGCTCGGTGTCTCTGGGGGCCGCCTTTTCCTGTTTCCTGTTCTCTGTCGCTGTGTTACTTCCTGCTGTgtaa